In Thermoanaerobacter uzonensis DSM 18761, one genomic interval encodes:
- a CDS encoding glycoside hydrolase family 130 protein translates to MIKLKRLSDKPVLMPKAENEWERAAVFNTAAIYDNGLFHLIYRATDIGPHAKYGKYTSRLGYAVSKDGINFMRLDKPVMSNETEQELRGLEDPRIVKIDGIYYMMYTGFGDRFHDDYRICLATSKNLIDWERKGVVLDEPNKDASLFPEKINGKYVMLHRRYPDIWIAFSEDLKSWYDHKPIIKPIPGTWESARVGIGGPPIRTKDGWFLIYHAADDNNVYRLGAVLLDLEDPSKIIARQKEPILEPELQWEKEGYIPNVVFSCGNAVKDDTIYVYYGGADTVIGVAILEIKDIKF, encoded by the coding sequence GTGATAAAATTAAAGAGATTATCAGATAAGCCAGTATTGATGCCAAAAGCAGAAAATGAATGGGAAAGAGCAGCAGTTTTTAACACTGCAGCAATTTACGACAATGGACTGTTTCACTTGATTTACAGGGCTACTGACATTGGACCTCACGCCAAATATGGGAAATATACTTCTCGCCTGGGGTATGCAGTCAGCAAAGACGGAATTAATTTTATGAGATTAGACAAACCAGTGATGAGCAATGAGACAGAACAAGAGCTCAGAGGATTAGAAGACCCAAGGATAGTCAAAATTGACGGCATTTATTATATGATGTACACAGGTTTTGGGGACAGGTTTCATGATGACTATAGGATTTGTTTGGCTACCTCCAAAAACCTTATAGATTGGGAGAGAAAAGGAGTAGTTTTAGATGAACCTAATAAAGACGCCTCTTTATTTCCTGAAAAAATCAATGGAAAGTATGTGATGCTTCATAGAAGGTATCCAGATATATGGATTGCCTTTTCAGAAGATTTAAAAAGTTGGTATGACCATAAGCCTATCATTAAGCCAATTCCTGGAACGTGGGAAAGTGCGAGAGTCGGAATTGGAGGGCCGCCTATTAGGACAAAAGATGGTTGGTTTTTGATATACCATGCAGCTGATGACAATAATGTATATAGATTGGGAGCAGTCCTTTTAGATTTAGAAGATCCATCAAAGATTATTGCAAGGCAAAAAGAACCTATCTTAGAGCCAGAACTACAGTGGGAAAAAGAAGGATACATTCCTAATGTTGTATTTAGCTGTGGTAATGCAGTAAAAGATGATACTATTTACGTTTATTATGGGGGCGCGGATACTGTTATAGGCGTGGCGATATTAGAGATAAAAGATATCAAATTTTAG
- a CDS encoding nucleotidyltransferase family protein, with protein MKALLLAGGLGTRLRPLTDDLPKPMVPIMGRPLLERIILNLKKSGVDEVVISTYYKSQYIEDYFNSKEDLGVKIHYITEESPLGTGGAIKNAEKFFDDTFLILNSDIVSDIDYADLIKYHKRRRAQVTIASIEVRDTSQYGVIEFDKKGFITAFKEKPKPGESNSKYINAGVYVFEPEVLKEVPENTVVSIERETYPKLLEKGYRMAIYKFNGYWIDIGTIDKYKKVHEDILKGKSRFVSTTSSRGIILGDNVKIHPTAKVIGPAYIGNNTEMDAYATVGPYTVIGNNCRIGQESKVSQSVLWDNVKVCRFARLENAVVTSECIVEVNMEVKNTVFTANRLASTTLIT; from the coding sequence ATGAAGGCGTTGTTATTGGCAGGAGGTTTGGGAACAAGGCTAAGACCTCTTACAGATGACCTGCCAAAACCAATGGTTCCTATCATGGGAAGACCTCTTTTAGAAAGGATCATTTTAAACCTTAAAAAAAGTGGAGTGGATGAAGTTGTAATAAGTACTTATTATAAGTCTCAGTACATTGAAGATTACTTCAACTCAAAAGAGGACTTAGGTGTAAAAATACACTACATTACAGAAGAATCTCCTTTAGGGACTGGTGGGGCAATAAAAAACGCCGAAAAATTTTTTGATGATACTTTCCTCATTTTAAACTCTGATATTGTCAGTGATATTGACTATGCAGATTTGATAAAATACCACAAGAGAAGAAGAGCTCAAGTAACTATTGCATCTATTGAAGTAAGAGATACTTCTCAGTACGGAGTTATAGAATTTGATAAAAAAGGCTTTATAACTGCTTTCAAAGAAAAGCCCAAACCAGGCGAGAGCAATTCTAAATATATTAACGCAGGAGTATATGTATTTGAACCTGAAGTGCTAAAAGAAGTTCCTGAAAATACAGTAGTATCTATAGAGAGGGAGACATATCCCAAACTTTTGGAAAAAGGGTATAGAATGGCTATTTATAAATTTAACGGCTATTGGATAGATATAGGTACAATAGATAAATACAAAAAAGTTCATGAGGACATTTTAAAAGGAAAATCAAGATTTGTAAGTACTACTTCCTCAAGAGGTATAATTTTAGGAGACAATGTTAAAATTCATCCTACCGCAAAAGTGATAGGACCTGCTTATATTGGAAATAATACTGAAATGGATGCCTATGCTACAGTTGGTCCGTATACAGTAATTGGGAATAACTGTCGAATAGGTCAAGAGAGCAAAGTATCTCAAAGTGTATTGTGGGATAATGTAAAAGTGTGCAGGTTTGCAAGATTAGAAAATGCAGTTGTCACCTCAGAATGTATAGTAGAGGTGAATATGGAAGTTAAAAATACAGTGTTTACAGCTAATAGATTGGCAAGTACTACGTTGATAACTTAA
- a CDS encoding glycosyltransferase family 4 protein — MMSVLGRNVAFLSTYPPRECGIATFTQDLVNEIKKIKLINFAGVIAINDNKTYEYDGDVKYQLQQFVREDYVRLAHELNVSDIDLLIIEHEYGIFGGESGEYLLDLVDNLNIPFVLTVHTVLSNPNEKQLMILKELGEKSVRVVTMAKNTIPLLEKIYHIPSNKITVIPHGVPNLPVLPKEILKERYGFKGRRIISTFGLINPGKGIEYGIEAISIVAEKYKDVLYLILGQTHPNIKREFGEEYREKLQKLVHDLGVEDNVKFVDKYLTKREIIEYLKMSDIYMTPYLNKEQAVSGTLAYAAGLGKVIISTPYMYAEEILGEGRGLLANFRDAKSLAKHIEYIFENPEKRLQIESEIKKLGNTMMWNNVAYRYVIMILSVLDIKSREEVVI, encoded by the coding sequence ATGATGAGCGTATTGGGGAGAAATGTAGCATTTTTGAGCACCTATCCACCAAGAGAATGTGGCATTGCTACTTTTACTCAAGATCTAGTTAATGAAATAAAAAAGATAAAACTTATTAATTTTGCAGGAGTAATTGCAATAAACGATAATAAAACTTACGAATATGACGGCGATGTTAAATATCAGTTACAACAATTTGTGAGAGAAGATTATGTAAGATTAGCCCATGAATTAAATGTATCTGACATAGATTTGCTCATTATAGAACATGAATACGGAATATTTGGAGGAGAAAGTGGAGAGTACTTATTAGATTTGGTAGACAATTTAAATATACCCTTTGTTTTGACAGTCCACACAGTATTATCAAATCCAAATGAAAAACAACTTATGATACTTAAAGAATTAGGGGAAAAAAGCGTTAGAGTAGTGACAATGGCGAAAAATACTATACCACTTCTTGAAAAGATATATCACATACCTTCTAATAAAATCACTGTCATTCCTCACGGCGTGCCCAATCTTCCAGTATTACCCAAAGAAATATTGAAAGAAAGATATGGATTTAAAGGCAGAAGAATAATAAGCACTTTTGGCCTTATAAACCCTGGTAAAGGGATAGAGTATGGCATAGAAGCAATAAGTATTGTGGCCGAGAAATACAAAGATGTATTATACCTAATTTTAGGGCAAACCCATCCAAATATAAAGCGAGAATTTGGGGAAGAGTATAGGGAGAAACTTCAAAAACTAGTCCATGACCTTGGAGTAGAAGATAATGTAAAATTTGTGGACAAATATCTTACGAAAAGAGAAATTATAGAGTATTTAAAGATGTCAGACATATACATGACACCCTATTTAAATAAAGAACAAGCTGTAAGCGGTACTTTAGCATATGCAGCAGGTTTAGGGAAAGTGATTATTTCCACTCCCTATATGTATGCTGAAGAAATTTTAGGAGAAGGAAGAGGATTGCTTGCTAATTTCCGTGATGCAAAGTCTTTGGCTAAACATATTGAGTATATATTTGAAAACCCTGAGAAAAGGCTGCAGATAGAATCAGAAATTAAAAAATTAGGGAATACAATGATGTGGAATAACGTTGCTTACAGATATGTCATAATGATTTTGTCTGTATTGGACATTAAATCAAGGGAGGAAGTTGTGATATAG